In one Rhinopithecus roxellana isolate Shanxi Qingling chromosome 1, ASM756505v1, whole genome shotgun sequence genomic region, the following are encoded:
- the LOC104675921 gene encoding glycine cleavage system H protein, mitochondrial-like, giving the protein MALRVVRSVQDLLCTLSAVPSPAAPCSLRPWELGAGAVRTLRTRPALLWVRKFTEKHEWITTENGTGTVGIGNFAQEALGDVVYCSLPEVGTKLNKQDEFGALESVNAASELYSPLSGEVTEINEALAENPGLVNKSCYEDGWLIKMTLSNPSELDELMSEEAYEKYIKSTED; this is encoded by the coding sequence ATGGCGCTGCGAGTGGTGCGGAGCGTGCAAGACCTGCTCTGCACCCTGAGCGCGGTCCCGTCCCCCGCCGCGCCCTGCTCACTGAGGCCCTGGGAGTTGGGGGCGGGCGCCGTCCGGACACTGCGCACGCGACCCGCTCTGCTCTGGGTGCGTAAATTCACAGAGAAACATGAATGGATAACAACAGAAAATGGTACTGGAACAGTGGGAATCGGCAATTTTGCACAGGAAGCATTGGGAGATGTTGTTTACTGTAGTCTACCTGAAGTTGGGACAAAATTGAACAAACAAGATGAGTTTGGTGCTTTGGAAAGTGTGAACGCTGCTAGTGAACTCTATTCTCCTTTATCAGGAGAAGTAACTGAAATTAATGAAGCTCTTGCAGAAAATCCAGGACTTGTAAACAAATCTTGTTATGAAGATGGTTGGCTGATCAAGATGACATTGAGTAACCCTTCAGAACTAGATGAACTTATGAGTGAAGAAGCATATGAGAAATACATCAAATCTACTGAGGATTGA
- the C1H3orf56 gene encoding putative uncharacterized protein C3orf56 homolog, with product MGTGASEKQAEQKVCCAFQASEEAHGTLATATPWVAVGSAYGSCTCLGAQRVTDLALWPVVGTSCVVYSCMGFSPQAYPAFWPYPWVLHGGYLWMGYLPPAALVPSVWLYWRGASSFDPLIRSPYLAALAPNLFPFPTRFPPTYSLASPTLGKATSSHCPQVGCQTPASSAPRAVIGGPSRGAPYLKTSKAPPSEWASRFSIWVPLPCCSSELRPLPPSPIEDSQLDPSCSRSCSRSPCRARRRLFEC from the coding sequence ATGGGCACAGGTGCATCCGAGAAACAAGCAGAGCAGAAGGTCTGCTGTGCCTTCCAGGCCTCCGAGGAAGCCCACGGGACTCTGGCAACCGCAACCCCCTGGGTGGCCGTGGGCTCTGCCTATGGTTCCTGTACCTGCTTGGGAGCCCAGCGTGTAACTGACCTGGCCCTCTGGCCTGTTGTGGGGACTTCCTGTGTTGTCTACTCCTGCATGGGATTTTCCCCACAAGCTTACCCAGCCTTCTGGCCTTACCCGTGGGTGCTCCATGGTGGGTATCTCTGGATGGGTTATCTCCCTCCAGCTGCCTTGGTGCCTTCAGTGTGGCTATATTGGAGGGGTGCCTCCAGTTTTGACCCCCTCATAAGAAGTCCATACCTGGCTGCCTTGGCCCCCAACCTATTTCCTTTCCCCACGAGATTCCCACCCACCTACTCCTTGGCTTCTCCTACTCTGGGCAAGGCCACCTCCAGCCACTGTCCCCAGGTGGGATGCCAGACTCCAGCCAGCTCAGCCCCCAGGGCTGTCATAGGGGGGCCATCCAGAGGAGCTCCCTACTTGAAGACAAGCAAAGCCCCTCCCTCAGAATGGGCTTCCAGGTTCAGTATTTGGGTGCCTTTGCCCTGCTGCAGCTCAGAGCTCCGCCCTCTGCCCCCTTCCCCCATTGAAGATTCTCAGCTGGACCCCAGCTGCTCCCGCTCCTGCTCCCGGTCACCGTGCAGGGCCCGCCGCCGCCTCTTTGAGTGCTAG